Proteins from a genomic interval of Myxococcota bacterium:
- a CDS encoding glutathione S-transferase family protein: MLTLYDFLPSGNGYKVRLLLTQLGIPYQLVQLDIMKRETRTPEFLAKNPNGRIPCVRLEDGTCLWESNAIQCYFAEGTPFLPADRLERAQVLQWLFFEQYSHEPYVAVVRFWHHFGLLEQNRAQLAERVERGYAALAVMESHLARRKFFVAERYTIADIGLYAYTHVADEGKFDLAPYPALRAWLERVRAQPRHIPITKI, translated from the coding sequence ATGCTGACCCTGTACGACTTCCTGCCCTCCGGCAACGGCTACAAGGTGCGCCTCTTGCTGACCCAGCTCGGCATTCCCTACCAGCTGGTGCAGCTCGACATCATGAAGCGCGAGACGCGCACGCCGGAGTTCCTGGCCAAGAACCCGAACGGGCGCATCCCGTGCGTGCGGCTCGAAGACGGCACCTGCTTGTGGGAGTCGAACGCGATCCAGTGCTACTTCGCCGAGGGCACGCCGTTCCTGCCGGCCGACCGGCTCGAGCGCGCGCAGGTGCTGCAATGGCTGTTCTTCGAGCAGTACAGTCACGAGCCGTACGTGGCGGTGGTGCGCTTCTGGCACCACTTCGGGCTGCTGGAGCAGAATCGCGCACAGCTCGCCGAACGGGTCGAGCGCGGCTACGCGGCGCTGGCGGTCATGGAGTCACATCTGGCCCGTCGCAAGTTCTTCGTGGCCGAGCGCTACACGATCGCCGACATCGGCCTCTACGCCTACACGCACGTGGCCGACGAGGGCAAGTTCGACCTCGCGCCCTACCCCGCGCTGCGCGCCTGGCTCGAGCGCGTGCGCGCCCAGCCGAGACACATTCCGATCACGAAGATCTGA
- a CDS encoding HAMP domain-containing sensor histidine kinase, which produces MRRLYLQIYLTVVAIVLVFALLVGIAWRVVGPSRDDERHMMGGVSNILARLLPPEGAPPAEQQAAIESLARDLDVELTLRGPDGALLAHSGDPLPLPALPHGKAMAPGPLHRHDPFALRLADQRVILARWKHEPYGALIAIAALAAAIALGSYPIVRRITRRVETLRAQVDALGAGDLGARVEVSGKDEIAGLAASFNRAAERIERLVAAQRGALAAASHELRSPLARIRMAIELLEGPEGDALRGRVARDVAELDALIGELLLGSRLDALEPGQGLERREPVDLLGLAAEECARTGARCDGDAVTIAGDPSLLRRLVRNLLENARRHAGDGPVELRVVAGPGGRARIAVSDRGPGVPESERERVFEPFYRPKGASESRDGSFGLGLALVRQIARHHGGDARCLAREGGGSTFEVELRSS; this is translated from the coding sequence ATGCGGCGGCTGTATCTCCAGATCTACCTCACGGTAGTGGCGATCGTGCTGGTCTTCGCGCTGCTGGTGGGGATCGCCTGGCGGGTGGTCGGGCCGTCGCGCGACGACGAGCGCCACATGATGGGCGGGGTGTCGAACATCCTGGCGCGGCTGTTGCCGCCCGAGGGCGCGCCGCCGGCGGAGCAGCAGGCCGCGATCGAGTCACTCGCGCGCGACCTCGACGTGGAGCTCACGCTGCGCGGCCCCGACGGGGCGCTCCTGGCGCACTCCGGCGACCCGCTCCCGCTGCCTGCGCTGCCGCACGGCAAGGCAATGGCGCCCGGTCCGCTGCACCGCCACGATCCGTTCGCGCTGCGGCTCGCGGACCAGCGCGTGATCCTCGCGCGCTGGAAGCACGAGCCCTACGGCGCGCTGATCGCGATCGCGGCGCTCGCGGCGGCGATCGCGCTCGGCTCGTATCCGATCGTGCGGCGCATCACGCGGCGGGTCGAGACACTGCGCGCGCAGGTCGACGCGCTGGGCGCGGGTGACCTGGGCGCGCGCGTGGAGGTGAGCGGCAAGGACGAGATCGCGGGCCTGGCCGCGAGCTTCAACCGCGCCGCGGAGCGCATCGAGAGACTCGTGGCGGCACAGCGCGGTGCGCTGGCCGCGGCGTCGCACGAGCTGCGTTCGCCGCTCGCGCGCATCCGCATGGCGATCGAGCTGCTCGAGGGACCCGAGGGCGACGCGCTGCGCGGGCGCGTGGCGCGCGACGTCGCCGAGCTCGACGCGCTGATCGGCGAGCTCCTGCTCGGGAGCCGCCTCGACGCGCTCGAGCCGGGGCAGGGGCTCGAGCGGCGCGAGCCGGTCGACCTGCTCGGCCTCGCAGCCGAGGAATGCGCGCGCACGGGTGCCCGCTGCGACGGCGACGCGGTCACGATCGCGGGCGACCCCAGCTTGCTGCGCCGGCTGGTGCGGAACCTGCTCGAGAACGCCCGCCGCCACGCGGGCGACGGCCCCGTCGAGCTGCGCGTGGTCGCGGGCCCCGGCGGCCGGGCGCGCATCGCCGTGTCGGACCGCGGGCCCGGCGTGCCCGAGTCCGAGCGCGAGCGGGTGTTCGAGCCGTTCTACCGCCCGAAGGGCGCGAGTGAGTCGCGCGACGGGAGCTTCGGCCTGGGCCTCGCGCTGGTGCGTCAGATCGCCCGCCACCACGGCGGCGACGCGCGCTGTCTCGCGCGGGAGGGCGGCGGGAGCACCTTCGAGGTCGAGCTCAGATCTTCGTGA
- a CDS encoding response regulator, whose amino-acid sequence MTERILLIDDDTRLSAMLAEYLGARGLEAVARADAASGLAELERGGYDAVVLDVMLPDADGFELCRSLRARSDLPIVMLTARGDEEDRIVGLELGADDYLPKPFNPRELLARLHAVLRRRGAGGGARAATLRFGRLEIDRDARVVRLDGAERPLTAHQFALLVALAERAGRVLSRDALMNLVRGESLEAFDRSIDVHVSRIRAAIEDDPKRPRRLLTLRGAGYVFARKQDEPDEG is encoded by the coding sequence ATGACCGAGCGGATCTTGCTGATCGACGACGACACCCGGCTCTCGGCGATGCTGGCCGAGTATCTCGGCGCGCGCGGCCTGGAAGCGGTCGCGCGCGCCGACGCCGCCAGTGGCCTGGCCGAGCTGGAGCGCGGCGGCTACGACGCGGTGGTGCTCGACGTGATGCTGCCCGACGCCGACGGCTTCGAGCTGTGCCGCAGCCTGCGCGCGCGCTCCGACCTGCCGATCGTCATGCTGACCGCGCGCGGTGACGAGGAGGACCGGATCGTGGGCCTCGAGCTGGGCGCCGACGACTACCTGCCCAAGCCGTTCAACCCGCGCGAGCTGCTCGCGCGCTTGCATGCCGTGCTGCGGCGGCGCGGAGCCGGCGGCGGCGCGCGCGCGGCGACCCTGCGCTTCGGCCGGCTCGAGATCGACCGCGACGCGCGCGTGGTGCGGCTCGACGGCGCCGAGCGCCCGCTCACCGCTCACCAGTTCGCGCTGCTGGTCGCGCTGGCCGAGCGCGCCGGGCGGGTCCTGTCGCGCGACGCGCTCATGAACCTGGTGCGCGGCGAGTCACTCGAAGCGTTCGACCGTTCGATCGACGTGCACGTCTCGCGCATCCGTGCGGCGATCGAGGACGACCCCAAGCGTCCGCGGCGCCTGCTCACCCTGCGCGGCGCCGGCTACGTGTTCGCGCGCAAGCAGGACGAGCCGGACGAGGGCTGA
- a CDS encoding periplasmic heavy metal sensor, whose amino-acid sequence MEDGTKTRSLLAKELVAGGLLVAVVLVLGLGFAVTPARGGFFRGPGHDPERMRKHAEIAVEVALREVDATPDQIARVKAVADGLIGQLESTHDQHEANRAALLAQLKSPELSRETLQALRAQELALLDDASVKVTDAIIDAAAALTPEQREKLIELAEEMHGHGH is encoded by the coding sequence ATGGAAGACGGAACGAAGACACGATCTCTCCTGGCCAAGGAGCTCGTCGCGGGCGGCCTGCTGGTCGCCGTGGTGCTCGTGCTGGGGCTCGGCTTTGCGGTGACGCCGGCGCGCGGCGGCTTCTTCCGCGGTCCGGGCCACGACCCCGAGCGCATGCGCAAGCACGCCGAGATCGCGGTCGAGGTGGCGCTGCGCGAGGTCGACGCCACGCCCGACCAGATCGCGCGCGTGAAGGCGGTGGCCGACGGCCTGATCGGCCAGCTCGAGAGCACGCACGACCAGCACGAGGCCAACCGCGCCGCGCTGCTGGCGCAGCTCAAGTCGCCCGAGCTCTCGCGCGAGACACTCCAGGCGCTGCGCGCGCAGGAGCTGGCGCTGCTCGACGACGCCTCGGTGAAGGTCACCGACGCGATCATCGACGCCGCGGCCGCGCTCACGCCCGAGCAGCGCGAGAAGCTGATCGAGCTGGCCGAGGAGATGCACGGTCACGGCCACTGA
- a CDS encoding MFS transporter, translated as MQEAAARPQPIAQPAQPGPALEAQGVTPYLGFLFLMLSTATLFDGFDSAMIGFAAPDVQATLGITTSQWGGVATLTRLGVMASFVFVFFADRIGRRRVVMGTIVGFTLANFATAFVTSTAEFVACQLVARLFLTAELSIAIIMVGEEFPARLRGRAIAILTSLATAGVMFMSKLQPYVLLSAGAESNAVHDLGHAMVTGVQSALGLPSDGAGWRSLYALGVLPLAAILLLRLGMRETRRFQAAKASAAARPKATWGELWHDVTLPWHAQYRRRTAIVALLWNCVYLVTGVSTVFYVIYARGTLHLTPFDVGAIVFWGYAGGVAGSFLGGWLIDRIGRKHTCAGAYVVGAVSIYALYHVTSVPAQYVSMIVTVMSFAGGLSATHVYASELFPTEIRATGYGWTTNLAGRVTEVGGPAVIGLLMARFDLSVPDAIAVLSIGPVIGALLVLRYAPETRGMTLEQIQQRLAS; from the coding sequence GTGCAGGAAGCCGCCGCCCGCCCGCAGCCGATCGCCCAGCCGGCGCAGCCGGGGCCGGCGCTCGAGGCGCAGGGCGTCACGCCCTATCTCGGGTTTCTGTTTCTCATGCTGTCGACCGCCACGCTGTTCGACGGCTTCGACTCCGCGATGATCGGCTTCGCGGCGCCCGACGTGCAGGCCACGCTGGGCATCACCACCAGCCAGTGGGGCGGCGTCGCCACCCTGACACGCCTTGGTGTCATGGCCTCGTTCGTGTTCGTGTTCTTCGCCGACCGCATCGGGCGGCGGCGCGTGGTCATGGGCACGATCGTCGGCTTCACGCTCGCCAACTTCGCCACCGCGTTCGTGACCAGCACGGCCGAGTTCGTGGCCTGCCAGCTCGTGGCGCGGCTCTTCCTCACGGCGGAGCTCTCGATCGCGATCATCATGGTCGGCGAGGAGTTCCCTGCGCGGCTGCGCGGGCGCGCGATCGCCATCCTGACCAGCCTCGCGACCGCGGGCGTGATGTTCATGTCGAAGCTCCAGCCCTACGTGCTGCTGTCCGCCGGCGCCGAGAGCAACGCCGTGCACGACCTGGGGCACGCCATGGTGACCGGCGTGCAGTCCGCGCTGGGTCTGCCGTCGGACGGCGCCGGCTGGCGCTCGCTGTACGCGCTGGGCGTGCTGCCGCTGGCGGCGATCCTCTTGCTCCGGCTCGGCATGCGCGAGACACGGCGCTTCCAGGCGGCGAAGGCCAGCGCCGCGGCCAGGCCCAAGGCGACCTGGGGCGAGCTGTGGCACGACGTGACCCTGCCCTGGCACGCGCAGTACCGCCGGCGCACGGCGATCGTCGCGCTGCTCTGGAACTGCGTGTATCTCGTGACGGGTGTGTCGACGGTCTTCTACGTGATCTACGCGCGCGGCACGCTGCACCTGACTCCCTTCGACGTGGGCGCGATCGTGTTCTGGGGCTACGCGGGCGGCGTCGCGGGCAGCTTCCTCGGCGGCTGGCTCATCGATCGCATCGGCCGCAAGCACACCTGCGCCGGTGCCTACGTGGTGGGCGCGGTGTCGATCTACGCGCTCTATCACGTCACCTCGGTGCCGGCGCAGTACGTGTCGATGATCGTGACCGTGATGTCGTTCGCGGGCGGACTGTCTGCGACTCACGTCTACGCTTCGGAGCTCTTCCCGACCGAGATCCGCGCGACCGGCTACGGCTGGACCACGAACCTGGCGGGCCGGGTCACCGAGGTCGGCGGTCCGGCCGTGATCGGCCTGTTGATGGCGAGGTTCGATCTCTCGGTGCCGGATGCGATCGCGGTGCTGTCGATCGGCCCGGTGATCGGCGCGCTGCTCGTCTTGCGCTACGCGCCCGAGACGCGCGGCATGACGCTGGAGCAGATCCAGCAGCGCCTGGCCAGCTGA
- a CDS encoding MFS transporter has product MATAARNLETSGPAPYSDRYRRYVLGLLVVVYVFNFIDRQILTILGEDIRKEIGFSDTIFGLLTGPAFAILYTFVGIPIGFWADTGTRRSIVALALFFWSLMTTLTGFVGNLGQLIVTRIGVGIGEAGGSPPSHSILSDIFPPDRRATALATYSLGIPIGGGLGLLLGGWFAHFFGWRMAFVIVGIPGLVLALLVRFTVREPVRGGSDPTRTANDPPESLVAVMRFLRKLPSFVHMSIGASLHALYGYAAAAFVPVFLIRVHHMERAEVGTWLGTITITVGVLGTFLGGAISDRIAARDPRWYMRVPAVASAIGIPFAFLFYLWPDPRTAILLSIPGSLIGGVYLGPTFAMTQSLVRPNMRALASAILLFIINLIGLGLGPLLVGILSDKLRPTYGDESVRYALLWVVVIGASWATLQYLLAGRTLARDLQAKHA; this is encoded by the coding sequence ATGGCGACCGCAGCGAGAAACCTCGAGACCTCGGGACCCGCGCCGTACTCCGACCGCTACCGGCGCTACGTGCTGGGTCTCTTGGTGGTGGTGTATGTGTTCAACTTCATCGACCGGCAGATCCTCACCATCCTGGGCGAGGACATTCGCAAGGAGATCGGGTTCAGCGACACGATCTTCGGGCTACTGACTGGGCCGGCGTTCGCGATCCTGTACACGTTCGTGGGCATTCCGATCGGCTTCTGGGCCGACACCGGCACGCGGCGCTCGATCGTGGCGCTCGCGCTGTTCTTCTGGAGCCTGATGACCACGCTCACGGGCTTCGTGGGCAACCTCGGGCAGCTCATCGTGACACGCATCGGTGTCGGAATCGGCGAGGCCGGCGGCAGCCCGCCCTCGCACTCGATCCTCTCCGACATCTTCCCGCCCGACCGGCGCGCGACGGCCCTCGCGACCTACTCACTCGGCATCCCGATCGGCGGCGGCCTCGGGCTCCTGCTGGGTGGCTGGTTCGCCCACTTCTTCGGCTGGCGGATGGCCTTCGTGATCGTCGGCATTCCTGGCCTGGTGCTCGCGCTGCTGGTGCGATTCACCGTGCGCGAGCCCGTGCGCGGCGGGAGCGACCCGACGCGCACTGCCAACGACCCGCCCGAGTCACTCGTCGCGGTGATGCGCTTCCTGCGCAAGCTGCCCTCGTTCGTGCACATGTCGATCGGCGCCTCGCTGCATGCGCTCTACGGCTACGCCGCCGCGGCCTTCGTGCCCGTGTTCCTGATTCGCGTGCACCACATGGAGCGCGCGGAGGTGGGCACCTGGCTGGGCACGATCACGATCACCGTGGGCGTGCTGGGCACGTTCCTGGGCGGAGCCATTTCGGATCGCATCGCGGCGCGCGATCCGCGCTGGTACATGCGCGTGCCCGCGGTCGCGTCGGCGATCGGGATCCCGTTCGCGTTCCTGTTCTATCTGTGGCCCGACCCGCGCACCGCCATCCTGCTCTCGATTCCCGGCTCGCTGATCGGCGGCGTGTATCTCGGCCCGACCTTCGCCATGACCCAGTCGCTGGTCCGGCCGAACATGCGCGCGCTCGCGTCCGCGATCCTGCTCTTCATCATCAACCTGATCGGCCTCGGGCTCGGGCCGCTCCTGGTCGGGATCCTGTCCGACAAGCTGCGGCCCACCTACGGCGACGAATCCGTGCGCTATGCGCTGCTGTGGGTCGTGGTGATCGGCGCGTCGTGGGCGACGCTCCAGTATCTGCTCGCCGGGCGCACGCTGGCGCGCGATCTCCAGGCAAAGCACGCCTGA
- a CDS encoding DUF5329 family protein: MTRWPAIRGSFVELARRVAASAVLLGVLAVPPSEAQKIELLIQSVAELTHARFIRNGSEYDAAAAADHLRLKLSHSGGRVKTAEDFIRYCGSTSSVSGQPYRIRYDDGREVTSEAFLRARLAEIESRK; encoded by the coding sequence ATGACTCGATGGCCCGCCATCCGTGGCAGCTTTGTAGAGCTTGCCAGGCGTGTGGCGGCGAGCGCCGTGCTGCTCGGTGTGCTGGCCGTGCCGCCCAGCGAAGCCCAGAAGATCGAGCTCTTGATCCAGTCGGTCGCCGAGCTCACTCATGCCAGGTTCATCCGCAACGGGTCGGAGTACGACGCGGCCGCGGCCGCCGATCACCTGCGCCTGAAGCTCAGCCATTCCGGAGGCCGCGTGAAGACCGCGGAAGACTTCATCCGCTACTGCGGCTCGACCTCGTCGGTGAGCGGCCAGCCGTATCGGATCCGCTACGACGACGGCCGCGAAGTGACTTCCGAGGCGTTCCTGCGCGCACGGCTGGCGGAGATCGAGTCCCGGAAGTGA